A DNA window from Acinetobacter sp. 10FS3-1 contains the following coding sequences:
- a CDS encoding TrkH family potassium uptake protein: MKTPDLSSHHTVNLSPPALLALGFLGLIFIGSLLLMLPIAHQQEISWLDAIFTATSAVTITGLSVVNVGEAYTMFGQIIIMFLLQCGGLGFMTFAILAVMSLVPGMGLKQQVMAQESIGQTSLKKVSFTIKAVFLYSLFFEAIGTMILTLAWLQDYPLGDALFYAAFYSVSAFNNGGFSLFPNSLMSFSGQYLVTFTISMLYIIGGIGFLVLMDVKKHKRWSRLSTNSKLILSTILGLNLGAFILLWILEASNPQTLGILSLGDQALNAWFHATVPRSSGFNSLPLDQMTDASTLITMILMFIGGGSLSTAGGIKVGTFIIVLISVISFLRREDEIRLFNHSISEKTTFKALAVVCITAGLIIMGFMSLLILEPDHEFLDLLFETVSAACTVGLSRGVTEELQPASLIILMLLMYAGRLGPLTLAYFIATPKKSRLKHPPTEIQIG; the protein is encoded by the coding sequence ATGAAAACACCAGACCTTAGTTCACATCACACGGTAAATCTTAGTCCGCCCGCCCTTCTGGCTTTGGGTTTTCTCGGGCTGATTTTTATCGGTTCTTTGCTGCTGATGCTGCCGATTGCCCATCAACAGGAGATTAGCTGGCTGGATGCTATTTTTACTGCCACTTCTGCCGTCACCATTACTGGCCTGTCAGTCGTAAACGTCGGAGAAGCGTATACGATGTTTGGCCAAATCATCATTATGTTCTTGTTGCAATGTGGTGGTCTGGGCTTTATGACTTTTGCAATTCTTGCGGTCATGAGTCTGGTGCCAGGAATGGGCTTAAAACAGCAGGTCATGGCTCAGGAATCCATAGGACAAACCAGCTTAAAAAAAGTCAGCTTTACCATTAAGGCGGTTTTTTTATATTCATTATTTTTTGAAGCTATTGGCACTATGATTTTAACCCTGGCCTGGCTGCAAGATTACCCCTTGGGTGACGCTTTATTTTATGCAGCATTTTATAGCGTCTCTGCCTTTAACAATGGTGGATTTTCTTTATTTCCCAATAGCTTAATGAGCTTTTCTGGGCAATATCTGGTGACCTTTACCATTAGCATGCTGTACATCATCGGCGGGATCGGCTTTTTGGTGCTGATGGATGTAAAAAAACATAAACGCTGGTCCAGGCTCAGCACCAATAGCAAACTGATTCTCTCCACCATTCTGGGTTTGAACTTAGGGGCTTTTATTCTGCTCTGGATTTTAGAAGCGTCGAACCCGCAAACCCTTGGAATCCTGAGTCTGGGCGATCAAGCCTTAAATGCCTGGTTTCATGCCACTGTCCCGCGTTCTTCAGGGTTTAACAGTCTACCTTTAGATCAGATGACAGATGCTTCGACACTGATCACCATGATCCTGATGTTTATTGGCGGAGGATCTTTAAGTACCGCAGGTGGCATCAAAGTCGGTACTTTTATTATTGTATTGATCAGCGTGATCAGTTTTTTACGCCGCGAAGATGAAATTCGCCTGTTTAATCACTCCATTTCCGAAAAAACCACCTTTAAAGCTTTGGCAGTGGTCTGTATTACCGCTGGACTGATCATTATGGGCTTTATGAGTTTACTGATTCTTGAACCTGATCATGAGTTTCTAGATTTGTTATTTGAGACAGTTTCAGCAGCCTGCACCGTCGGCTTGTCACGAGGCGTAACCGAAGAGCTGCAACCTGCCAGTTTGATCATATTAATGCTCTTGATGTACGCCGGTCGTTTGGGTCCCTTAACCCTAGCCTACTTTATTGCAACCCCGAAAAAAAGCCGCCTGAAGCATCCTCCGACAGAGATTCAGATTGGATAA
- a CDS encoding phospholipase A — protein MALNSIKRSTLQLSVLLGCAVGTHANAENPVLVNSPTPATAEACAALEVSAERLACYDTLFKASGSNQPEIVSEQRAAQELRPTADSLKAKSADIFSNIYTSERPRLTPTESLMDSRWELSPESKLGTWNIRSYQPLYLMPGFWTSKKNEFPQSENPNNTETENQNLTSTEAKFQLSLKTKAVENILGNNGDLWLGYTQSSRWQVYNSDESRPFRETNYEPEASLIFRTNYDLFGLNWRLLGLTLNHQSNGRSDPLSRSWNRVILNLGFEKDNFAMMVRPWYRIEEKWEDDNNPEIKNYIGRGDLTAFYRHKEHDFSLMLRHTLKGGDESRGAVQFDWSFPISGRLRGQFQLFDGYGESLIDYNHRATYVGLGVSLLNWY, from the coding sequence ATGGCGCTTAATTCAATTAAGCGCTCAACTTTGCAGCTGAGCGTTTTGCTGGGCTGCGCGGTTGGGACGCACGCGAATGCGGAAAATCCGGTGCTGGTCAATAGTCCTACGCCCGCAACCGCCGAAGCCTGTGCAGCACTGGAAGTGAGTGCTGAGCGACTGGCTTGTTACGATACTTTGTTTAAAGCATCGGGCAGTAATCAGCCTGAAATTGTTTCTGAACAGCGTGCTGCCCAGGAACTTAGGCCCACAGCCGATAGCCTGAAAGCAAAAAGTGCAGATATTTTTTCTAATATCTATACTTCTGAGAGGCCAAGACTGACTCCCACTGAGTCTTTAATGGATAGCCGTTGGGAGCTTTCACCAGAGAGTAAACTGGGTACATGGAACATTCGTTCCTATCAACCGCTATATTTGATGCCAGGTTTCTGGACATCGAAAAAAAATGAATTCCCGCAAAGTGAAAACCCGAACAATACCGAGACAGAGAACCAGAATCTCACGTCAACTGAAGCAAAATTCCAGCTGTCTTTGAAAACCAAGGCCGTGGAAAATATTCTCGGCAATAATGGTGACCTCTGGTTAGGTTATACCCAGTCTTCACGCTGGCAGGTCTATAATTCGGACGAGTCCCGGCCGTTTCGTGAAACCAATTATGAACCTGAAGCCAGTCTGATCTTCCGTACGAATTATGACTTGTTCGGTTTAAATTGGCGTTTACTTGGTCTGACGCTTAACCATCAGTCCAATGGCCGTTCAGATCCGCTTTCACGTAGCTGGAACCGGGTTATATTGAATCTTGGTTTTGAAAAAGACAATTTCGCCATGATGGTTCGCCCCTGGTATCGAATTGAAGAGAAGTGGGAGGATGATAACAATCCTGAAATCAAAAACTATATTGGTCGGGGGGATCTGACTGCATTTTATCGTCACAAGGAACATGATTTTTCATTAATGTTGAGACATACACTGAAAGGTGGGGATGAAAGTCGTGGCGCCGTACAGTTTGACTGGTCATTCCCGATTAGTGGTCGTTTGCGTGGACAGTTCCAACTTTTTGATGGTTATGGCGAGAGTCTGATTGATTATAATCACCGCGCGACTTATGTCGGTTTGGGTGTATCTTTACTGAACTGGTATTAA